GCATGGAGCGCACCATTTCCTTTTCCTCGGCCGGAAACACGTCGATGATACGGTCGATGGTCTTGGCCGCCGACGAGGTGTGCAGCGTGCCGAACACCAGGTGACCGGTTTCGGCCGCCGTCATGGCCAGGCGGATGGTTTCCAGGTCGCGCATTTCGCCAACAAGAATCGCGTCCGGGTCTTCACGCAGCGCGGACTTCAGCGCTGCCGCGAACGACAGCGTCATGGGGCCGACTTCGCGCTGGTTGATCAGGCATTTCTTGGACTCGTGCACGAATTCGATGGGGTCTTCCACCGTCAGGATATGGCCGTACTCGGTCTCGTTGAGGTAGTTGACCATGGCCGCCAGCGTGGTGGACTTGCCCGAGCCGGTGGGGCCGGTCACTAGCACCAGGCCGCGCGGCTTCAGGGCCAGCTCGCCAAAGATCTTGGGGGCGTTGAGCTGCTCCAGCGTCAGGATCTTGCTGGGAATGGTACGGAACACGGCCGCCGCGCCGCGGTTCTGGTTGAAGGCATTGACACGAAAACGGGCCAGGCCTTCGATCTCGAACGAAAAGTCCACTTCCAGAAACTCTTCGTACTGCTTGCGCTGGGCATCGCTCATGATGTCGTAGACCATGGCGTGCACGGTCTTGTGGTCCAGCGGATCGATGTTGATGCGACGCACATCACCGTGGACGCGAATCATGGGGGGCAGGCCTGCCGACAAATGCAAGTCCGAAGCCTTGTTCTTGACACTGAATGCCAGCAATTGCGTGATATCCACGGAGATCCCTCTCTGGTTTGATACTCTGGCGCCAATTATGACGACGATTGAAAACAATCTGGGGCAGATTCATGCCCGCATCGCAGCCGCTTGCGCCAGTGCAAGCCGGCCCATGACATCGGTGCAGTTGCTGGCCGTTTCCAAGACCTTCGGCGCGGATGCGGTGCGCGAGGCCGTGCTGGCCGGCCAGCGCAGCTTTGGCGAGAACTATATCCAGGAGGCCGTGGAGAAAATGGCCGCAGTGCGCGCCATGCAGCTGGCAGGCGGCGAGGCGCTGCAATGGCATTGCATAGGCCCCATCCAGAGCAACAAGACGCGGCTGGTGGCCGAGAATTTCGACTGGGCCCAGACCGTGGACCGGCTCAAGATCGCCGAGCGCCTTTCGGCCCAGCGTCCGCAGGGCATGGCACCGCTCAATGTCTGCATCCAGGTCAATGTGGATGGCGGCAGCACCAAGTCCGGCGTCATGGCCGAGCAAGCGCTGGAGCTGGCCGAAGCCATGGTGAAACTGCCCAATTTGCAGCTGCGCGGCATCATGAGCATTCCTGACGACACTCCTGATTTCGAAGCGAAATGCGCAGTCCACAGAAGGGCTGCATCCATTTTTGAAGCCATAAAGTCCAGCGCTCTCGCGGGGCTGGAGCATTTCGACACGCTGTCCATGGGCATGACCGGCGATCTGGAGGCGGCCGTGGCCGCAGGCAGCACCATGGTGCGCGTGGGCAGCGGGATCTTTGGAAAGCGGAGCTACACCCCCTGAGCGGCTGCGCCGCTTCCCCCTCTCTCTACGCGCTGTGCGCTAAGGGAGGGAGACGACAGCCTCGCTGCGGGGCGGCCCTTGCTTGCTGTCTCCTGTTGGGGCCGCGCCAGTTTCAGATGTTCGCTCTGGCTTAAGGTCGCTTCATCTGGCAGTCGGTCGGTAGATCAAGCTGCTGGGCGGAGTAGACGGCGTCGGTTCTGAAGCCGTAGTTCGTGCCTTCCCAGCCGGTCTTGACCAGCTTGCCGTCCACGGGGGCGATGGTGTTGACGACCTGGGGCAGCAGCAACTGATGGTCCTTGCCGCGCATCCTGACGGGGCCGAAGACGGTGTCCATGGACATGTCCTCCATGGCCCTGGCGATCTTCACGGGCTCGGTGGACTGGGCCTTGGCCATGGCAGCGGCCAGCATGCGTGGCACCAGGTCCATGCGCGGTGCCAGAAAGTCCTGGTTCATCCTGGCCTTGTACTCCCTGGCGCGGGCGTCGGCCTGGGCGCGGTCGGCCATGCCGGGATGCCATTCCGCGACCCATGTCACCTGGCCTATCTTTGCCTGGGAAATGGAGGTCACGGTGCCTGGAAAGCCGCCTGCGCTATGGTTGAAGTAGCGCAGGTTGTAGCCCGAGTCTCCGGCGGACTTGAGCAGCAGAGCCAGATCCTGGCCCCAGTTGCCGGTGATGACCGAATCGGTTCCGGCTTCCTTGATCTTGGCCACGTAGGGGGCAAAGTCCTTGATGCGACCCATGGGGTGCAGGGTCTCGCCCACGAACTGTACGTCTGGTCTTGCCTTGCCGACCATGCTGCGACCGAAGCTGGCCCATTGCTTGCCGTGGGCATAGTCCTGGTTGAGCAGAAAGACCTTGCCGATCTCGGGCTGGGTCTTGATGTAGTTCGCAATGGCCTGCATGCGCATGGCGGTGTTGGCATCGAACATGAAATGCCAGAAGCTGCAGGACTTGCCGGTCAGCTCGGGATCGATGGAGCTGTGGTTGAGTATCAGCACCTCCTTGCCCGGATTGCGCTGGTTGTAGCGCGATGCCGCCTGTACCAGCGCCGTGACCACCGAGGAGCCCGATCCCCCCGTCACCACCACGCGTGCGCCCTGGTCAATGGCCGCCTGCAGCGCGCTCTGGCTCTCCTGGGCCGAGAGCTTGCTGTCGAACTGCAGCAGCTGGAATTTCGCGCCGTTGTAGAGGCCGCCCTTGGCATTCACGTCATCGACGGCATAGAGCACATGGTTGCGCATGACTTCTCCCACATTGGCAAACGGGCCGGAGAGCGGGTCGATGAATGCGATCTTGAACGGCTCTGCCGTCTGGGCGGATACGCTGCCGGCGCAAAGACCGGCAGCCAGCGCAAGGGCTGAGAAGCGAACGGGCATGGTTTTGTCTCCAGGGAGTTGGAATGGCGCCTTGGCCTCTGGGGCTCTCAACTGGCGCTGTGGCTGGTGGAGGAAGCGCTCTTGCGGCGCCTGGGGGGCGAAGGGTCTTGTGGCTGTGGCTGTGGCGGCGACGCAGTGCGGCTCGCGCGCTTGCGAGGCGCAGGGACAGGGGCGGGTGCAGGGGCAGGGTTGCGCAGGCCCAGCACGCGCGAGGCCAGATCGGTCAGTTCGACCACCATCTCGGCCGGGCCCAGCTTGCCGCCGGGCTGGTACCAGTTGTAGAGAAAGCCGGGCAGGCTGCAGGCCGCCTGGGCCGTGATGCGGGTGTCGCGGAAATCGAAATGCCCGCTGGCGCGG
This window of the Comamonas testosteroni genome carries:
- a CDS encoding type IV pilus twitching motility protein PilT, with protein sequence MDITQLLAFSVKNKASDLHLSAGLPPMIRVHGDVRRINIDPLDHKTVHAMVYDIMSDAQRKQYEEFLEVDFSFEIEGLARFRVNAFNQNRGAAAVFRTIPSKILTLEQLNAPKIFGELALKPRGLVLVTGPTGSGKSTTLAAMVNYLNETEYGHILTVEDPIEFVHESKKCLINQREVGPMTLSFAAALKSALREDPDAILVGEMRDLETIRLAMTAAETGHLVFGTLHTSSAAKTIDRIIDVFPAEEKEMVRSMLSESLQAVISQTLCKTKDGQGRVAAHEIMLGTPAIRNLIREAKVAQMYSTIQTSQNMGMQTLDQNLTDLVRRNLISPAEARSKAKIPENFPG
- a CDS encoding YggS family pyridoxal phosphate-dependent enzyme — translated: MTTIENNLGQIHARIAAACASASRPMTSVQLLAVSKTFGADAVREAVLAGQRSFGENYIQEAVEKMAAVRAMQLAGGEALQWHCIGPIQSNKTRLVAENFDWAQTVDRLKIAERLSAQRPQGMAPLNVCIQVNVDGGSTKSGVMAEQALELAEAMVKLPNLQLRGIMSIPDDTPDFEAKCAVHRRAASIFEAIKSSALAGLEHFDTLSMGMTGDLEAAVAAGSTMVRVGSGIFGKRSYTP
- a CDS encoding branched-chain amino acid ABC transporter substrate-binding protein, which translates into the protein MPVRFSALALAAGLCAGSVSAQTAEPFKIAFIDPLSGPFANVGEVMRNHVLYAVDDVNAKGGLYNGAKFQLLQFDSKLSAQESQSALQAAIDQGARVVVTGGSGSSVVTALVQAASRYNQRNPGKEVLILNHSSIDPELTGKSCSFWHFMFDANTAMRMQAIANYIKTQPEIGKVFLLNQDYAHGKQWASFGRSMVGKARPDVQFVGETLHPMGRIKDFAPYVAKIKEAGTDSVITGNWGQDLALLLKSAGDSGYNLRYFNHSAGGFPGTVTSISQAKIGQVTWVAEWHPGMADRAQADARAREYKARMNQDFLAPRMDLVPRMLAAAMAKAQSTEPVKIARAMEDMSMDTVFGPVRMRGKDHQLLLPQVVNTIAPVDGKLVKTGWEGTNYGFRTDAVYSAQQLDLPTDCQMKRP